From the Moorena sp. SIOASIH genome, the window GTGGAATAGGAAGATAGTCATGCTTTAGCGAAACATAAGGTGTCATTTCTAAAGCTAAGTTCAGAGCCTGGGCTGGATCGTAATAGTAAACAAAATCTTCTTTCGGATAATCAGGAGTTAACCAAGAACTTAGAAAATCTACTAATAATACTTCATTGGTGAGTTCAAAGGCTTGAGCAATCATTTTTCTAGCATAAGACCAGTTATCTAGTACAGATTGTTTAAAGTTGAGCAGTCCTAGCATGATGGTCACGTCACCACAAAATTGCTGACTATTTAAATCAAAATGACTATGGTTCATAAATTGGGCAGATGGGAACTTCTTAGAAGCTAAATCAATGAAATCTGAATTAATATCTATTCCTATATATTTGCGAATAGGAATATTTTGCTTATTGATATATTCTAAAAAGTCGCCAAAACCGCAGCCAACATCAAGGACTACTCGATTGGTTAAATTTACGCAATCTAATACTCTGTCAAAGCGATAAACTTGCTGTTCTCTACTTCCCCAACCTAAAGTTCTGTGAGATTCGCCCAGGGTTGCAAACCTCTGAGAGTAACGAGTAACAGTTTCCTGCTCAATCTGCTTAATTTTTTCTGTGTCCATACATTGGCTCCTGTTAGCTGTCGTCAGATGAGGCTCAATGGAGGCTTAGCTATATTGAACACTTAATAAACTCATGGCATGTTCGGCAGTATCGATGCTCTCTTTAAGGGTTTTTCCTTTAGCAATAAAAAAGCCATGTCTATCAGCATCAGTTGTAGTTTTGTGAACTTCATCTCCATCTTTCATTCGAAGTCGTAAAACCTCTATATTTGGCAACTGAATAACTTCATTAATGCCTAGAATTTTCTGGATCTTACCAGGCTTAAACACAAAGAATTTTAAGTATGCTGAATGACGATCAGGAATTTGCTTTACTTGATAATAATCAAGATGGATATCGAGACTATCAGCAATAAGTTGATCAGTGATATCAATGCCACTAACAGCTGGAACAATTTTATTCGAGGTATAACATCCCCCTCCTCGGTTAGCAATTTCGATGAGATAAGCATCTCCATTAGATGTTAGCATATATTCGGCGTGGGTCATGCCAAAGGAATATCCCAACTTACGAACAACATCATTATTGTTTTCTAAAGCATAGTTATAGAGCTCCTCTGGCAACTCACCAGGATATCGAATATCAACAGCAACTTGACGATTGCCCCCAACCATGCCTTTGGTCGCTAATCCTAACGACCGATGACCGCTGATGGGGAAACAATAACCATCAACTGTGATATGAGTTCCGTGAATAAACTGTTCCGCCAAAATAAGGCGAGAGTGAGAATTGATCAAGGCATCGTAGTAAGCCTCTGCCAAATTTTCAATACAGTCAACACGGTTTACTCCAAAACTGCCCCGATTATCAACAGGTTTCAAGATGATTGGAAATCCAATATCAGCAATGAACTGCTGCACATCCTTTAAGCAGGTGCAGCACCGAAACTTGGGCTGTAATACACCCAGTTCCAGGGCTTTCTGCCGCTGAATAAGTTTGTTGGTGGCAATTTGAGCAACTTCAAGATTGGCTCCTGGTAAGCTTAAAACCTCTGCAATCATTGCAGTAGCAAAGTAGGAATAATCACACTGATCAGAGATAACTCCATCTGGTTGTATCTGTTTGGCAAATGAAAGAATTTTTTCTACATCACGCAAGTCAATTATTTCGACATGACAAATATCTAAGTCATGGTTATAGGAATCATCATAGTGAATGCCAATGACTTGATGTCCTTGAGTGATTAATTTTTCAATGAGAGGCTCTTGCTCCCACCCTAGATTGATGATGAGTACTTTCTTACCTGTCATAGTGTACAATCAATCCAATACATTGTTGGGCATTGTTCGCGCATGGCTCAGTCATGAATAGTAAGCATCGACCACCGAATTAAGCTATCAGGTTCAATATTAACTTTAGCTTGAGCCTGCATCAATAGTGATTCATGATCAATAGAAATACCCACCTGACTAGATCTCAAAAAACGCACATTCTTTTGTGTCAGGGGGCTACCCGCTGCAATCGGTATTTTGGTGATCGCTTTTAGCTCAACATTTTTGCGGTAGGTGAGCTCTTCGGGCAAAAGACTAAGCCGGGTACCCGTACCAAGTCCTACCTCAATGTCTCGAATCGACTGCACCATGGTTTTGAACTCTGGAAAGGTAACCGCAAACCGATGATCAGGACCTTCTGAATTGCGGTCTAGTGTAACGTGTTTTTCTAGGACACAAGCACCAAGAGCAATGGCCGCCAAGGGCATGTGAATCCCCAAGGTATGATCAGAATAGCCCGTAGGCAAATCGGTCATGGCTGCCAGGGTTTGAATGAATCGTAAATTAGCATCTGTGGGTAACGTTGGATACTTAGAAACGCAGTGCAACAAAACAATCGAGCGATTGCTGAGGTCTTCGCACAAGCGCGCCACCCGTGCCATATCGCCATACTCACAGTAGCCAATGGATATAATTAGAGCCTTACCTGTTTTTGCCGCTTTAGCCACGACTGCTAAATTGCCCTGGGCTTGTGGTGAGGCAATCTTATAGGCTGGGACACCCACAGCTTCAAGTAAGTCGATGGCTCTTGGGTAAGTGGGGGAAGATAAAAAATCAACGCCTAAGGTTTTGGCATGGTCAGCAAGTTTGGGATACCAAGATTCATCAAGTTCAATTTGCCGAAACCATTCCCGAAACTCAGAGGATTCGAGTTTTTCAAGATACAAATCATCAAACTGAATGGATTGAAACTTAACGGCATCTGCCCCTGCTTCTGCGGCTAAGGACATCATATCGAGGGCTTGCTGAAGGTTTTGGTTATGGTTAGTACCAATCTCGGCAATGATATAAGTTGGATGCCCGATACCAATGGGGTGATCACCAATGTAAAACGGTTCAATCATGAAATTTGAAAATCATTTTAATTAGAAATGGCTCTGGAAATTTTTTTTTCAGAGGTCGGGGGTTTCATCATCAAAAACCACGAGTTTTTTCATGACTTAGTTTTGGATTAACGACTGAATCACTTGAGCAATCCGGCTTGCTCCTTTACCATCGATTAGGTTACTACTAGCCTTACCCAATACCGCCCGCTGATTGGGATTTACCAATAACTGTTGCAGCACTTGGTATAACTGATCTAACCAATTGGGTTGACTGGCCCAACCGATGTTTACTATACACCCTCGATGTTCCAAAGCGGTTAGATTGGGAATTTGGTCTGCACCTACGCACAAGGCAATGGTAGGAGTGGCACAGCGAGCTAGTTCATAGAGGGTTTGGCCGCCTGCACTAATTGCCAAATCTGCCTTCACCATGAGCGATCGCATATCCTTAGGACTGTGGTGGATTCGGAGGTTAGCCGCCAAGGGACTATCATCGACAGTACCAAAATGCCCAACTACAAAATTGATTGTAACATCAACTAGCAATGAAGTGGCATGGTGATCCAAAACCTTAATTAATGGGTCAAAGATCCCCAGTAAATCTGACCCGCCAATGCTGACAAAAAGCGATCGCACTGGGGTGTCATAGTCAGGGGGCACATGGTGCCAAAACTCAGGACGTACCACCTGGTAGGCCACATCTAACAATAGGCGTGTATCTGGTCGCACGTCGTAGGTGAGGCTAGGACCAGCAGGCGAGCCGTTGATTACCACATCCACAGGTAAAGCACGGTTAGCTTGATCCTCAAAGCAAATGATTAGTAAACCTTGATTTTGGAGCAATCCCAATGCCGCTCCATCAAAGCGATAGCTATCAATCACTAATGCAGATGCTCCTATTGATTGGGCAGCGTCTAACACTCCTAACAGAGTAGCCTTACAGACCTGTATCTACCTCTTGCCTCCGGTTGGAGAGAAAATCCTTTAGCCCTGAGGCTGGGTCAATCAAGAACATCACTACTGTAAATCCCAAGGATTTGCAGGCTTCAGCCAAGCCAATCCCCCGTGTGGCATGACCCAACCCAATCGTGGTGCCGCCATCAACATGGATGGCGAGTTTAGCAGATGTTTGTCTCATGGTTTTACATCCCTCGATCAACCACTAAGTAAGCAACCAAATCAACCTCCTTACTGATGATGTTTTTTTACTATGATTTCCAAAATTACTTCTTACAGACTGATTGTGGTTGCCGGACATTTTGGCAACGATAAAAGGGGAATGAGATCACCCTGTCTATCTATTGCTGATATTGAATTCAATTTCAATCATGCTTTGAATCATGCTCTGACTATTAAAAAAAAAGTTATCAGCAAACTAATTCATAACTAACATACATAATGGCAAGCATTTTGCCATCCCAGATTAGCTACAACATCAAAAATTGACAAATGACTTATAAAGCTTGAATTACCTTGTTGGGGATAAGGTTGAGTAGTAAAGTTTTGAAATAAAAGAGTTACATTTGAATTATTAAATACTGCATCTTCTTCTAAGTATCCAGATGCACCTAATGGGCTAAGATACTCATCACAACCTAAATTTTCACATAGTGCTAGAAGATACTTTGATCTTTTTCCATAAACACTTATATCACTTGCTTTTACAAAGTCAGGACAAAGATTAAGTTGGCGAGATAAATCGAGGATTAATTTAATATTCAACTCAGATAAATATCTAATCGATAAATCTTTAATTGTGTCAAACACTACGCTGAAAGCTTCATCCTTGAAAGGATGTTTGGCGTAGGCATGACTGAGTGTTTTAATGTGTTTATCTCGCCACTTTTGGCTATCATCAATTTTGATAGTGTTCAATGTTTGAGTTTGTTGGCTATGGACGGGTACTGTTATGAAGCGTGGATCTCCATCACCAACGAGAATACGATTTCTGCTGTGCCAATATCTCCTCACATATTGAACGTCGTCTAGAAAAACAAATATATCCACTTGACTGATTAAGTTAAAATACCCAGCCCATGGCAAGTAAGTGGGCTGCATAATCGCACATCGTTTAGACATTGAAATCTACCTGATTGATCGAAGTATGTGAGAACGAGTAGCGGAGAGATTTATGCAAAAAAGGCAGAGAGACATGAGAGGCTAGAGTTGCTTACTGAACAACAGCTATCTATTCATTACACAATCTAACCAATTGTTAGTTCGCAGCATTTATACTAAGCTTTTCTGGGCAAAATGGATTTTTGTATACATAGATTGTAAATTCAAAGGGCACAATATTTTGTTTTACCAAATAATCATGCCTGAGAGTAACACAGGGAGAGAGTTCTTCTTTGCAAAATTTAAATACTTTCTCCGGTTCAATATAAAACAGCTCGGGTTCAAAATAGTCTACATAAGTGGAAAGTGCATTAAAGGCTATTCCCTTACGAGTATGCTTAAACAAACACTTTAACAGGGACTTCATGAGCTCCCAATTATTACTAGTTCGATTATTAAACACACCGCTTATTAAAATAAAATCAAAGTTTTCAGGTATACCATCCGCCAGTATATCTCGCTGTTGAAATCTGATTCCTGGAAACTTATTTTGAGCTGTGGCAATTATCTCCCCCGAAAGATCGTAGCCGACATATTCACCTGTAAACTCTAGTTTAGCTTTTAAAAAGGTTAATAGGTGTCCAGTACCACAGCCAAAATCAAGAACTTTCATTGAGGATAAATTGTCGATCTGAGTTAAAATATCCAGGCGAAGTTCTTGCGTTTTTTTGTCCATCCATTGAGATGCTTGGGGTGTATCTCCATGCTCCTTCAATAAGCTTGAGTAATGTTGATCAAGGAAGGCAATGTCTTCTTGGAAAGAATGAGAATATGACATAATTATTTCTCTACCGTAATCAGCCAATCGTTTTCTTCTATTGTTCTATTTTGATAAGTGGTAATATAGCGATCTATATAAACTTTTGAAAATGTATTGCCAAACATTTCCTCAACCTCGCTTTGAGAATAGCCATGTAGTCCAAGAGGATTCTCTCCCTTGATCCGAAAGTCTCTGTCACTAGCAAAGAGAAAGAAACCACATCCTCCTTTTTTCAGGATTTCTGAAACTCTTGGGATAGAATTTTTTGCTACAGCATATCCCGCACTGTCATAGACACCTATACAAATGACGCAATCAAATGTACTTGGAGCAAAGTTTAAGAGGTCAGCAGCTTCAACATAAATATCTGCTTTTAATCCTAAGGTACTTAATTTTTCCTTTGTATTAGCAACACCTATCTCTGATATATCAGTGCCTGTAACTTGAAAACCTTCCCTCGCGAGAAAAATGCAATGCACACCACTGCCACATCCCAGATCCAAAACCTTAGTCTCAGACCTTATTTCTGGATAAAATCGACGAAAACAAAACTGAATTACTTTTTCGTGTGGGTATTTCGGCCCTCCAGATTCATTCCAGATGTTCCAAATTTCAGCAGTCATTTTTTTTTCCTCCACAAGTTACTTATGACATTTAACACTACTTTAGGCTATTGATTGACATTGATTATCCTGTAAACTACTCTACTTGACCCTTTACCATCTATTAAACTGTGTCCATTTTCAATCAGGGTTCCTCTTAAATTACTTGTCACTATTAACTGTTTAAGTGATTCTGCTATTTGGACTCTAGAAACATCTTCATGCCAACCCAAATCTATACATACTTGTATGCTGTGTAGATTTTTAACACTCATTTTTTGACTATCCATCAAGGTAATAACAAGATTTGGCGTTCCCATAAAAGCCATTTCCCAAGTAGTGCTACCTCCCCCACTAATGCCCACATCAGCCCAAGCCATCAACTCAGGCATATTCCTCACATTATACTTGAGCGTAATTGCTGCCCCCGAATCATGCACTGCTGCCTGTAATTGCTCATAATGGGGATTACTCCCCCCAACCACTACCACTGCTTCGAGTCCTTCAACCTTTACCTGCTGTAATGCCTGAATCACCTTCAGGGTCACGTTATCGGGGTCTGCTCCCCCCAAGGTAACCAGCACCTTCCGTGCCACTGTCGGGATCTGCCTTTGCCAGCCTTGCCAAGGCCAGAATTCCTTCCTCAGGAGTGTATATTGGGTACCTAGTAGCAGCTGGGTGTAGGATTCCCGTTTAGGATACAGTCCCTGATGGGCATACACATTTTGATTCAACACTAGGTCCGCCCAGTAGTGTTCTGCATGGCCATAGTCATCAATAAAAAGTAACTTTAGCCCTGCATCTTGGATTATTCGTTGATAGTCAGCCCCGAAGTTATAACCATCTACTACTACCCATTCAGCATCAAAGTTTTGAGCTATGTTTACTGTTTCTGTGGCATCTTCAGTACTTCCTTCAACTACTGATATGTGAATAACGTTTATTCCCTCTGATTGCAGACGCTTCTCTATTGCTGGTACTGATGTAGCCATGACAAATACCGCCTGTCCTTCATAGTCTTGCCAAGCTTGGGCTAGAGCCAGACAGCGCATTAGATGACCAGTGCCGATTTTAGTACTAGCATCAGCACGGAATAGTAAATTTTGGCTCTTTAGCATACTACTTAAAATTGCTCTCCTAGACTGATTATAGTAAATGATTAGGGCTCTCCTAGAGTGGCTATGATAAATTCTGATCAAATAAGCGCTATAGTGTTTAACCAGTAATGATTTGAGTGATTTAAAAATGCAATTTTAATGAAAATGTATTTTTAGTTTACTCAAAACATTACTTAGTAAGGGCTATGGCGATTATTTTATAAAAATTTATCATAACCACCCTAGGAGAGCCCTTAAAATGTAATCACCAAGCCGTCCAACCACCATCTACAACAAGATTATGACCTGTAATATAGCTAGACCGATCTGACAGAAGAAAAATAACAGGTTCAGCAACTTCTTCGGGAGAACCAATTCGACCTAGTGGGATTCTTTTTTCTAGTTCTTCAATAAAGTCTCTACCTTGTTGTATTTGTTCATTGGGAAAAGCTCCAGGGGAGACAGTATTTACACGAATATTATCAGGAGCTAAATGACACGCAGCATAACGACTGAACTGAATAATTCCTGCTTTAGCTGCTCCATAAGTAGGCGGATTATGAAATTCTAAATGATTAGTATAAGTTTTAGGATCGGGTGATACTAT encodes:
- a CDS encoding ATP-grasp domain-containing protein, coding for MTGKKVLIINLGWEQEPLIEKLITQGHQVIGIHYDDSYNHDLDICHVEIIDLRDVEKILSFAKQIQPDGVISDQCDYSYFATAMIAEVLSLPGANLEVAQIATNKLIQRQKALELGVLQPKFRCCTCLKDVQQFIADIGFPIILKPVDNRGSFGVNRVDCIENLAEAYYDALINSHSRLILAEQFIHGTHITVDGYCFPISGHRSLGLATKGMVGGNRQVAVDIRYPGELPEELYNYALENNNDVVRKLGYSFGMTHAEYMLTSNGDAYLIEIANRGGGCYTSNKIVPAVSGIDITDQLIADSLDIHLDYYQVKQIPDRHSAYLKFFVFKPGKIQKILGINEVIQLPNIEVLRLRMKDGDEVHKTTTDADRHGFFIAKGKTLKESIDTAEHAMSLLSVQYS
- a CDS encoding class I SAM-dependent methyltransferase; the encoded protein is MDTEKIKQIEQETVTRYSQRFATLGESHRTLGWGSREQQVYRFDRVLDCVNLTNRVVLDVGCGFGDFLEYINKQNIPIRKYIGIDINSDFIDLASKKFPSAQFMNHSHFDLNSQQFCGDVTIMLGLLNFKQSVLDNWSYARKMIAQAFELTNEVLLVDFLSSWLTPDYPKEDFVYYYDPAQALNLALEMTPYVSLKHDYLPIPQQEFMLILWKQP
- a CDS encoding N-acetylneuraminate synthase family protein, yielding MIEPFYIGDHPIGIGHPTYIIAEIGTNHNQNLQQALDMMSLAAEAGADAVKFQSIQFDDLYLEKLESSEFREWFRQIELDESWYPKLADHAKTLGVDFLSSPTYPRAIDLLEAVGVPAYKIASPQAQGNLAVVAKAAKTGKALIISIGYCEYGDMARVARLCEDLSNRSIVLLHCVSKYPTLPTDANLRFIQTLAAMTDLPTGYSDHTLGIHMPLAAIALGACVLEKHVTLDRNSEGPDHRFAVTFPEFKTMVQSIRDIEVGLGTGTRLSLLPEELTYRKNVELKAITKIPIAAGSPLTQKNVRFLRSSQVGISIDHESLLMQAQAKVNIEPDSLIRWSMLTIHD
- the pseG gene encoding UDP-2,4-diacetamido-2,4,6-trideoxy-beta-L-altropyranose hydrolase, whose translation is MLKSQNLLFRADASTKIGTGHLMRCLALAQAWQDYEGQAVFVMATSVPAIEKRLQSEGINVIHISVVEGSTEDATETVNIAQNFDAEWVVVDGYNFGADYQRIIQDAGLKLLFIDDYGHAEHYWADLVLNQNVYAHQGLYPKRESYTQLLLGTQYTLLRKEFWPWQGWQRQIPTVARKVLVTLGGADPDNVTLKVIQALQQVKVEGLEAVVVVGGSNPHYEQLQAAVHDSGAAITLKYNVRNMPELMAWADVGISGGGSTTWEMAFMGTPNLVITLMDSQKMSVKNLHSIQVCIDLGWHEDVSRVQIAESLKQLIVTSNLRGTLIENGHSLIDGKGSSRVVYRIINVNQ
- a CDS encoding class I SAM-dependent methyltransferase; protein product: MTAEIWNIWNESGGPKYPHEKVIQFCFRRFYPEIRSETKVLDLGCGSGVHCIFLAREGFQVTGTDISEIGVANTKEKLSTLGLKADIYVEAADLLNFAPSTFDCVICIGVYDSAGYAVAKNSIPRVSEILKKGGCGFFLFASDRDFRIKGENPLGLHGYSQSEVEEMFGNTFSKVYIDRYITTYQNRTIEENDWLITVEK
- a CDS encoding glycosyltransferase; translation: MLDAAQSIGASALVIDSYRFDGAALGLLQNQGLLIICFEDQANRALPVDVVINGSPAGPSLTYDVRPDTRLLLDVAYQVVRPEFWHHVPPDYDTPVRSLFVSIGGSDLLGIFDPLIKVLDHHATSLLVDVTINFVVGHFGTVDDSPLAANLRIHHSPKDMRSLMVKADLAISAGGQTLYELARCATPTIALCVGADQIPNLTALEHRGCIVNIGWASQPNWLDQLYQVLQQLLVNPNQRAVLGKASSNLIDGKGASRIAQVIQSLIQN
- a CDS encoding WbqC family protein, with product MSKRCAIMQPTYLPWAGYFNLISQVDIFVFLDDVQYVRRYWHSRNRILVGDGDPRFITVPVHSQQTQTLNTIKIDDSQKWRDKHIKTLSHAYAKHPFKDEAFSVVFDTIKDLSIRYLSELNIKLILDLSRQLNLCPDFVKASDISVYGKRSKYLLALCENLGCDEYLSPLGASGYLEEDAVFNNSNVTLLFQNFTTQPYPQQGNSSFISHLSIFDVVANLGWQNACHYVC
- a CDS encoding class I SAM-dependent methyltransferase — its product is MADYGREIIMSYSHSFQEDIAFLDQHYSSLLKEHGDTPQASQWMDKKTQELRLDILTQIDNLSSMKVLDFGCGTGHLLTFLKAKLEFTGEYVGYDLSGEIIATAQNKFPGIRFQQRDILADGIPENFDFILISGVFNNRTSNNWELMKSLLKCLFKHTRKGIAFNALSTYVDYFEPELFYIEPEKVFKFCKEELSPCVTLRHDYLVKQNIVPFEFTIYVYKNPFCPEKLSINAAN